The following proteins come from a genomic window of Achromobacter sp. AONIH1:
- a CDS encoding putative porin, with translation MKFQLNRLAAALALAAAGAVALPAQAAPAPSENATVNLIRLLVQQGVIKQDQADALVAQAEAEAKSARATGNDRGAAVAQAGDVRVPYIPQTVRDQIRDEVKAEVMTQAKEENWAQPNTFPDWVSRITVEGDVRVRDESRLYSGSNSNEITDFARLNAKGPYDVNPQGGNSYPPMLNTREDRRNQLRVRARLGVRAELSESWTAGIRLATGSDDSPVSTSQTLGGGMSKKDIWLDQAYLTYRPTKWATVTGGRIGNPFDSTDMLFSNDLNFDGVAAIFKHPLQGRDVTLFGTLGAFSTEYSANGWNSSSFKEGKSEDKWLLAAQAGAEWKVNNRNTLRGSLAYYHFDNIAGKRSSPCSPWNGDQNCDTDWSRPAFMQKGNTLFLLRDIMANPANPGATPQPQFVGLASKFDLLDVNLRWDTRVFDGLGLRLNGNYIRNLAYSKGKIWSRSQGHLVNNFNENGEVQSGPNAWMLQATLGRSFDLKEKGDWLAFVGYKYIQPDALPDGFNDSSFHQGGTNARGYYIGGSYAFDKNVYGVLRWMSTKEVYGAPLAIDTMQFEINARF, from the coding sequence ATGAAGTTCCAACTCAACCGACTGGCCGCCGCGCTGGCCCTGGCCGCCGCGGGCGCCGTGGCGCTGCCGGCGCAGGCCGCGCCGGCCCCGTCCGAGAACGCGACCGTCAACCTGATCCGCCTGCTGGTGCAGCAGGGCGTGATCAAGCAGGACCAGGCCGACGCGCTGGTGGCGCAGGCCGAGGCCGAGGCCAAGAGCGCGCGCGCGACCGGCAATGACCGTGGCGCCGCCGTGGCGCAGGCTGGCGACGTGCGCGTGCCGTACATCCCGCAGACCGTGCGCGACCAGATCCGCGACGAGGTCAAGGCCGAAGTGATGACCCAGGCCAAGGAAGAGAACTGGGCCCAGCCGAACACCTTCCCCGACTGGGTTTCGCGCATCACGGTCGAGGGCGATGTGCGCGTGCGCGACGAGTCGCGCCTGTACTCGGGCAGCAACAGCAACGAAATCACCGATTTCGCGCGCTTGAACGCCAAGGGGCCGTACGACGTCAATCCGCAAGGCGGCAACAGCTACCCGCCGATGCTGAACACGCGCGAAGACCGCCGCAACCAGCTGCGCGTGCGCGCCCGCCTGGGCGTGCGCGCCGAGCTGTCCGAGTCCTGGACCGCCGGCATCCGCCTGGCCACGGGCAGCGACGACAGCCCGGTGTCGACCTCGCAGACGCTGGGCGGCGGCATGTCCAAGAAGGACATCTGGCTGGACCAGGCCTACCTGACCTACCGTCCGACCAAGTGGGCCACCGTCACCGGCGGACGCATCGGCAATCCGTTCGATTCCACCGACATGCTGTTCTCGAACGACCTGAACTTCGACGGCGTGGCCGCGATCTTCAAGCACCCGCTGCAGGGCCGCGACGTGACGCTGTTCGGCACGCTGGGCGCCTTCTCCACCGAGTACAGCGCCAACGGCTGGAACTCGTCGTCCTTCAAGGAAGGCAAGAGCGAGGACAAATGGCTGCTGGCCGCCCAGGCCGGCGCCGAGTGGAAGGTCAACAACAGGAACACGCTGCGCGGCTCGCTGGCCTACTACCACTTCGACAATATCGCGGGCAAGCGCTCCAGCCCCTGCTCGCCGTGGAACGGCGACCAGAACTGCGACACCGACTGGTCGCGTCCGGCCTTCATGCAGAAGGGCAACACGCTGTTCCTGCTGCGCGACATCATGGCCAATCCGGCCAACCCCGGCGCCACGCCGCAGCCGCAGTTCGTGGGCCTGGCGTCCAAGTTCGACCTGCTGGACGTGAACCTGCGCTGGGATACGCGCGTGTTCGACGGCCTGGGCCTGCGCCTGAACGGCAACTACATCCGCAATCTGGCCTACAGCAAGGGCAAGATCTGGAGCCGCTCGCAGGGTCATCTGGTCAACAACTTCAACGAGAACGGCGAAGTGCAGAGCGGTCCGAACGCCTGGATGCTGCAGGCCACGCTGGGCCGTTCGTTCGACCTGAAGGAGAAGGGCGACTGGCTGGCCTTCGTCGGCTACAAGTACATCCAGCCGGATGCCTTGCCCGACGGCTTCAACGATTCGTCGTTCCACCAGGGCGGCACCAACGCGCGCGGCTACTACATCGGCGGCAGCTACGCCTTCGACAAGAACGTCTATGGCGTGTTGCGCTGGATGAGCACCAAGGAAGTCTACGGCGCGCCGCTGGCCATCGACACCATGCAGTTCGAGATCAACGCCAGGTTCTGA
- a CDS encoding energy transducer TonB, producing MSFPESDSPRARRPALRWLKLAAVAVALAAAAYLLWRWANDMSGVRREPPKVSAIIPLPPPPPPPPEPEKPPEPEQPKEEQQPVPEPEPVPTPEPPKPQDEAPPRPADDLANPMQIDGDAQAGNDAFNIGAGQGKGMSGGGGGRAGNATYSQYLAYALQKILREDERTRNLTFRLQANIWLTASGQVTRVELTKSSGDADVDARVVAALRAVPALDERPPASVSMPIRASLTGRRPS from the coding sequence ATGTCGTTTCCTGAATCCGATTCCCCGCGCGCGCGGCGTCCGGCGCTGCGCTGGCTGAAGCTGGCGGCGGTGGCCGTGGCGCTGGCCGCCGCGGCCTATCTGCTGTGGCGCTGGGCCAATGACATGTCCGGCGTGCGGCGCGAGCCGCCGAAGGTGTCGGCCATCATTCCGCTGCCGCCGCCTCCTCCGCCGCCGCCCGAGCCCGAGAAACCGCCGGAGCCCGAGCAGCCCAAGGAAGAGCAGCAGCCCGTGCCCGAGCCTGAGCCCGTGCCCACGCCCGAGCCGCCCAAGCCGCAGGACGAGGCGCCGCCTCGGCCGGCCGACGACCTCGCCAACCCGATGCAGATCGATGGCGACGCGCAGGCCGGCAACGACGCCTTCAACATCGGCGCCGGTCAGGGCAAGGGCATGTCGGGCGGCGGCGGCGGCCGCGCCGGCAACGCCACGTACAGCCAGTACCTCGCCTACGCGCTGCAGAAGATCCTGCGCGAGGACGAGCGCACCCGCAACCTGACCTTCCGCCTGCAGGCCAACATCTGGCTGACGGCGAGCGGGCAGGTCACGCGCGTCGAGCTCACCAAGTCCAGCGGCGATGCGGACGTCGACGCCCGCGTGGTGGCGGCCTTGCGCGCGGTGCCTGCGCTGGACGAACGTCCGCCGGCCTCGGTCAGCATGCCCATCCGCGCCTCGCTGACCGGCCGCCGTCCCTCCTGA
- a CDS encoding biopolymer transporter ExbD translates to MASVSAAQDDDDDAPVDGINITPLVDVLMVVLVMFILTATAQIAGIKVNLPKASSSMALSQPKTKAISVNDAGQVFLDAYPVTLPELEDRLRTEKALNPDFPVIVRGDAAVQYQKVVEVLDLLRRLELAQVGLVTGKPQ, encoded by the coding sequence ATGGCCTCCGTATCCGCCGCCCAGGATGATGACGACGACGCGCCCGTCGACGGCATCAACATCACGCCGCTGGTCGACGTGCTGATGGTGGTGCTGGTCATGTTCATCCTGACCGCCACCGCGCAGATCGCCGGCATCAAGGTCAACCTGCCCAAGGCCAGCTCTTCGATGGCCCTGTCGCAACCCAAGACCAAGGCGATCTCCGTCAACGATGCCGGCCAGGTCTTCCTGGACGCCTATCCCGTCACCCTGCCCGAGCTGGAGGACAGGCTGCGCACCGAGAAAGCGCTCAATCCCGACTTCCCGGTCATCGTGCGCGGCGACGCCGCCGTGCAGTACCAGAAGGTCGTGGAAGTGCTGGATCTGCTGCGCCGCCTGGAACTCGCCCAGGTCGGCCTGGTCACCGGCAAGCCGCAATAG
- a CDS encoding DUF2341 domain-containing protein, producing MQRLLMFLLTVLAGLAPAAANAWWQADWQYRKQITVDTTPQGAPLGGSAGRSPLLVRLHTGNFTFDGISEKGADIRFVAADDQTVLNHQLEAFDPLLGIALIWVDVPELADGQRQDIWMYYGNQKAPASANGQLTFDPNYTLVYHFDGAAGAPPRDTTAYSNHAQTPTTAAVDGVIGRAAQFAGGAPLMLPASPSLAIPAAGSFTFSAWVRADQPAGEQLIYARRDAGNSLLVGINQGVPFVEVNGQRSQPGQPLAPAAWQHVAVTADGSKVNLYVNGRVSSSLAASLPPLNTVAALGGDVPAPAAAPAASAAPAADGQAPAEAAPARPVYAPFVGAIDEVRLSKIARPAALILADATAQGAESRLVAYGTDEEQSGFGFGGLGFLLKAVPIDAWVIIAILVVMMVQSWFIMIRKSRNVARVARANDAFRESFAKVGKRLELLADDANLARSLEHASLWRLYRVAVNEIRTRREQGADTSSISAATIEAIRASMDAVRTKENQVLGAKLGSLSNAIAGGPYIGLLGTVLGIMVVFLGTAMAGDVNINAIAPGMAAALLATAMGLFVAIPALFGYNRLVSRNKEVSADMRVFVDEFVTRLAEVHGETQEQEAAHHPAPRAAGRPAVRDAQPAAAEA from the coding sequence ATGCAACGTTTACTGATGTTCCTACTGACCGTGCTGGCCGGCCTAGCGCCGGCGGCCGCCAACGCCTGGTGGCAGGCCGACTGGCAATACCGCAAGCAGATCACCGTGGACACCACGCCGCAAGGCGCGCCGCTGGGCGGCTCCGCCGGCCGTTCGCCGCTGCTGGTGCGCCTGCACACCGGCAACTTCACCTTCGACGGCATCAGCGAGAAGGGCGCCGACATCCGTTTCGTCGCGGCCGATGATCAGACCGTGCTGAACCATCAGCTCGAAGCCTTCGATCCGCTGCTGGGCATCGCCCTGATCTGGGTGGACGTGCCCGAGCTGGCCGACGGCCAGCGCCAGGACATCTGGATGTACTACGGCAACCAGAAGGCCCCGGCCTCGGCCAACGGCCAGCTGACCTTCGACCCGAACTACACGCTGGTCTACCACTTCGACGGCGCCGCCGGCGCGCCGCCGCGCGACACCACCGCCTACAGCAACCACGCCCAGACCCCGACCACCGCCGCGGTGGACGGCGTGATCGGCCGCGCCGCGCAGTTCGCCGGCGGCGCGCCGCTGATGCTGCCCGCGAGCCCCTCGCTGGCCATCCCGGCCGCCGGTTCCTTCACGTTCAGCGCCTGGGTGCGCGCCGACCAACCCGCAGGCGAGCAGCTGATCTATGCCCGCCGCGACGCCGGCAATTCGCTGCTGGTCGGTATCAATCAAGGCGTGCCCTTCGTCGAGGTCAACGGCCAGCGCAGCCAGCCCGGCCAGCCCCTGGCCCCGGCAGCCTGGCAGCACGTGGCCGTGACGGCCGACGGCAGCAAGGTAAACCTGTACGTCAATGGCCGCGTCTCGTCGTCGCTGGCCGCCAGCCTGCCGCCGCTGAACACCGTCGCCGCCCTGGGCGGTGACGTGCCGGCTCCGGCCGCCGCCCCAGCTGCCTCCGCCGCGCCCGCCGCCGACGGTCAGGCGCCGGCCGAAGCCGCGCCCGCCCGTCCGGTCTATGCGCCGTTCGTGGGCGCCATCGACGAAGTGCGCCTGTCCAAGATCGCCCGCCCCGCCGCGCTGATCCTGGCCGACGCCACCGCGCAGGGCGCCGAATCGCGCCTGGTGGCCTATGGCACCGACGAAGAGCAGTCCGGCTTCGGTTTCGGCGGCCTGGGCTTCCTGCTCAAGGCCGTGCCGATCGACGCCTGGGTCATCATCGCCATCCTGGTCGTGATGATGGTGCAGTCCTGGTTCATCATGATTCGCAAGAGCCGCAACGTGGCCCGCGTGGCCCGTGCCAACGACGCCTTCCGCGAATCGTTCGCCAAGGTCGGCAAGCGCCTGGAACTGCTGGCCGACGACGCCAACCTGGCGCGCTCGCTGGAGCATGCCTCGCTGTGGCGCCTGTACCGCGTGGCGGTCAATGAAATCCGCACCCGCCGCGAGCAGGGCGCCGACACCAGCTCGATCTCGGCCGCCACCATCGAAGCCATCCGCGCCTCGATGGACGCCGTGCGCACCAAGGAAAACCAGGTGCTGGGCGCCAAGCTTGGCTCGCTGTCCAACGCCATCGCCGGCGGCCCGTACATCGGCCTGCTGGGCACGGTGCTGGGCATCATGGTGGTGTTCCTGGGCACGGCCATGGCCGGCGACGTGAACATCAACGCCATCGCGCCCGGCATGGCCGCCGCGCTGCTGGCCACCGCCATGGGCCTGTTCGTCGCCATCCCGGCCCTGTTTGGCTACAACCGCCTGGTCTCGCGCAACAAGGAAGTCAGCGCCGATATGCGCGTGTTCGTCGACGAGTTCGTCACGCGCCTGGCCGAAGTGCATGGCGAGACGCAGGAACAGGAAGCCGCCCACCATCCCGCGCCGCGCGCTGCCGGCCGCCCCGCGGTCCGCGACGCGCAGCCCGCCGCCGCCGAAGCATAA
- a CDS encoding ShlB/FhaC/HecB family hemolysin secretion/activation protein produces MHDFESKGSALRAAGAIVLTLAAGAAWAQAAAPADAAAAAADQRRVNVNEYIVRGNTVLEARDIEKAVYPYLGPDRTLSDIEAAREALQTIYQERGYQSVYVDLPEQQVADGIVFLQVSETKVGRVRVVGAKHYSPLTIRDEVPALQEGEVPNFNKAQAELTNLNRGASRQVVPLVKEGRMPGTMDVDLKVEDKSPWHASVGLNNDYSADTKKLRSTASIGYDNLWQLGHSVSLTFFTAPQQTDNAKVWSGSYSMPLSNRWSLQFSGYKSDSNVATIGGTNVLGKGHSFGVSATYSMEPQGEWYNSLTMGIDYKKFDETTRFGNNEELIPLKYLPFTFSYNGYRYSESSQSSVGLSIVGATRSSFGIGSGWKEFDDKRYRASPSFALLRGDGTHTHNLLGDWQLGLRGAFQISSGALVSNEQFSAGGATSVRGYLAAERTGDDGLLGSVEWRTPSLARWLGPNVNEWRFYAFADAATLRLRETLPEQDASYSLASVGLGTRMQVLDWLSGSLDWGYPLKDGPNTRKHDPRLNFNLRASF; encoded by the coding sequence ATGCATGATTTCGAGAGTAAGGGCAGCGCCTTGCGCGCAGCGGGAGCGATCGTCCTGACGCTGGCGGCCGGCGCCGCCTGGGCGCAGGCCGCCGCGCCCGCCGATGCCGCCGCCGCGGCAGCCGACCAGCGCCGCGTCAACGTCAACGAGTACATCGTGCGCGGCAACACCGTGCTGGAGGCGCGCGATATCGAGAAGGCGGTCTATCCGTACCTGGGGCCGGACCGCACGCTGTCCGACATCGAGGCCGCGCGCGAGGCCCTGCAGACCATCTACCAGGAGCGCGGCTATCAGTCGGTGTACGTGGACCTGCCCGAGCAGCAGGTGGCCGACGGCATCGTCTTCCTGCAGGTATCGGAAACCAAGGTGGGCCGCGTGCGCGTGGTCGGCGCCAAGCACTATTCGCCGCTGACCATCCGCGACGAAGTGCCCGCGCTGCAGGAAGGCGAGGTGCCGAACTTCAACAAGGCCCAGGCCGAGCTGACCAATCTGAACCGGGGCGCCTCGCGCCAGGTGGTGCCGCTGGTCAAGGAAGGCCGCATGCCGGGCACCATGGACGTGGACCTGAAGGTCGAGGACAAGAGCCCCTGGCACGCCAGCGTGGGCCTGAACAACGACTACAGCGCCGACACCAAGAAGCTGCGCAGCACCGCCTCGATCGGCTACGACAACCTGTGGCAGCTGGGCCATTCCGTCAGCCTGACCTTCTTCACCGCGCCGCAGCAGACCGACAACGCCAAGGTCTGGTCCGGCTCGTACTCGATGCCTTTGTCCAACCGCTGGAGCCTGCAGTTCTCCGGCTACAAGAGCGACAGCAACGTGGCCACCATCGGCGGCACCAACGTGCTGGGCAAGGGCCACTCGTTCGGCGTCAGCGCGACCTACAGCATGGAGCCGCAGGGCGAGTGGTACAACTCGCTGACGATGGGCATCGACTACAAGAAGTTCGATGAAACCACGCGCTTCGGCAACAACGAAGAACTCATCCCGCTGAAGTACCTGCCGTTCACGTTCTCGTACAACGGCTACCGCTATTCCGAGTCCTCGCAGAGCAGCGTGGGCCTGTCGATCGTCGGCGCCACGCGCTCGTCCTTCGGCATCGGCAGCGGCTGGAAGGAATTCGACGATAAACGCTATCGCGCCAGCCCCAGCTTCGCGCTGCTGCGCGGCGACGGCACCCACACGCACAACCTGCTCGGCGACTGGCAGCTGGGCCTGCGCGGCGCCTTCCAGATTTCGTCCGGCGCCCTGGTGTCCAACGAGCAGTTCTCCGCCGGCGGCGCCACCAGCGTGCGCGGCTACCTGGCCGCCGAGCGCACCGGCGATGACGGCTTGCTCGGCTCGGTCGAGTGGCGCACGCCGTCGCTGGCCCGCTGGCTGGGCCCCAACGTCAACGAGTGGCGCTTCTACGCCTTCGCCGACGCCGCCACCCTGCGCCTGCGCGAAACGCTGCCGGAGCAGGACGCCAGCTACTCGCTGGCCAGCGTGGGCCTGGGCACCCGCATGCAGGTGCTGGACTGGCTGAGCGGCTCGCTGGACTGGGGCTACCCGCTCAAGGACGGTCCCAACACCCGCAAACACGATCCCCGCCTGAACTTCAACTTGCGCGCCAGCTTCTGA